In the genome of Hevea brasiliensis isolate MT/VB/25A 57/8 chromosome 14, ASM3005281v1, whole genome shotgun sequence, the window GGAGATTTCTCTTGCAAATCCACTCTCAAAGACACCGTTACGTCTATCTCTAAGGTCTATATTAACTCCGTTTCCCTtagttcttcctttttctttccccttaattttttataaatttaaatattgataGTTGATTTTGTGTTCGGTGAAGATGGGTGCGCGTGACTTTGAGCTTTCGAATTTGACGGCGTTGTCGCCTTTGGACGGCCGGTATTGGGGTAAAGTGAAGGACTTGTCTCCTCATTTGAGTGAATACGGGCTAATTTATTATCGCGTTCTGGTTGAGGTACCTTTATTTTTTCGAATTTTAATGCTTATTTACTTTGATTTTGTTTAGTGTAATTTCTAATGTAAGCTTGTTATGAAATTTTAGTATTTTCTCGTGCCTGTTCTTTTGGGCTGTCTGGCGGATTAGAAAGATACGAACTTTGTGCTTCATTTGGGGTAATGATCATCTTGGGAAGCTTGCACTTAAGAGTGGTATTGAGGGGTCTTGATGTTAGGTATCATAATTCATAGCTAGAAATGTATGCTTAAGCTTTGCAAGTACAAGAAGCTATTGACTTTAATCGATTCATGGTATGATAGAGAGTTCTTGATAAAGGTTGCCAGCTATCGACTAGTGAGGTGCATAAGGTCCCTGGTTGAATTGGATTGTGAAAGAGTATATTTTTGTACCACAATGGATGAATAATCCTAGgtttttcaataaaaataaatattttctttgACTGAACAATTGAGGGTGAGCTGATAATTAGTTTCAATTTTATTACTCAACTTCAGGCTTACCCTTGTATATCTGCAGCAGTGCAGCTCAATTGGCTAAAGGGACAGTTATATGTCGTGTCTATGAACAGTTGTGTAGCACTGTGGGCTCTAGCAGATTGGGTTACATGAATTATATGTTGATTTAAGTTTACTTCTATCCAAGTAAtggcatttaagttattcaattcTGGTGTCGTAGGTGGTTTCTAGAACTAGTGCTCACGGGGAATCTTCTTTGAATTTTATCTTTTCCTAGGTGAACATTTTCCATTTGCTTATATTTCTTAATTCTGTTGTTTTGATATTTTCTCAAAACTAAGGACGGTGTTAAATCTGGATTCCCTCTTTCAGGTTAAATGGTTGCTGAAACTCTCCCAAATTCCTGAAGTTCCTGAGGTTCCCAGTTTTAGTGAAGAAGCTCAGATTTATTTACAAGAATTGATTGATGGGTTTAGCATGGATGATGCCTTGGAGGTTAAAAATATTGAGAAAGTGACAAACCATGACGTAAAAGCAGTGGAGTACTTTTTGAAAAAGAAATGCCAATCACATCCAGAGATTGCTAAGGTTGAAAATATTACAGTAGTTGCCTTATACATGGGAATTAACTTTCTTCTATCCATCTGATTATGATGTAATCCATGAATATAGAATTGCTGTGAAATTTTTATGATTGCATAAcaatctctttctttctctcctaCACTGCAGGTGCTTGAATTTTTCCATTTTGCTTGCACATCCGAGGATATCAACAATCTGGCCCATGCATTAATGCTTCAAGAATCAATGAACAAGGTCATTTTTCCCATAATGGATGAATTGATCACAGCAATATGCAACATGGCTGAAGATAATGCTTCCATCCCGATGCTTTCCCGCACTCATGGACAGGTAAAAGAGCTTTCTCATGGATGGAATGATTATTGGAATGCAGTTTTTCCATTAGCCAATAAGATTTTCTCTATGAACTTCTAACTTTGAGAAGGATGTCAGACACATTGTTGTTTAACAAACCTATCCTAAGGTGTCCTTCTATGTCTTGGTTTATCTTTTCaactttgtttcttttcttttctatcaatATTATtggcttttttttattattattataatttagaaAGTATCTTTAATGTAGTATAGATTTGAAATAGTACTAGTCATaaatttatgacttcattattcttTATTCGATTATAGCCAGCTTCACCTACAACTTTGGGAAAGGAAATGGCAGTTTTTGCTGCCAGGTTAAGTGAACAAAGGCAGGAAATTTCTCAAGTTAAGATAAAGGGGAAGTTTGCTGGTGCAGTTGGAAATTACAATGCGCACCTTATTGCATATCCTGGTGTCAATTGGCCTCTAATTGCCAAAGAGTTTGTGGAATCTCTGGGATTGTGTTTTAATCCATATGTCACTCAGGTACACCATTTGAGCTTACTCTTCTTAATGAGATCTTATCAGACTTTGATTTCATATCATAGAGACTAAGAGATGCAGTTAGCAGGTTGATCATTTGATTTTAATGCATCCAAACATGCTTAGTTACTGGCTCAATCGTTTTCAATGTATTGACGCTTAAATATGCTGCTAAGGGTTTAATCTTTTTATGGGTTTTCAATGTAAACATTGGAACTACTTGCAACTTCTGCAATGAGTGGTGGATGAAACGTATCTGGTTTTGGGAACTGTTGAGTGACTGTTGGTGGAGTTAATGCAAGCTGCTGCTgcgtcttcttcttcccttattTTCTTTCTTTGAAATTTTGGTTCATTTTTTAATGATATCATACTGGTTGATTTTGATAATGCCATTGTCAAAATTAATCTTGCCGTTATCAAAATTAATAATGCCGTTATCAAAATTAATAATGCCGTTATTTGTTCTTCTAACTATCTGTCTGTATGCTTTTGGCAGATTGAACCACATGATTATATGGCAAGGCTTTTTCATGCCATTATGATATTTAACACTATATTAATTGATTTTGATAGAGACATATGGGGCTACATATCCTTAGCATACTTTAAGCAGGTAGGCATTGTGGTGTCAGATTTGCACTGTTAAATAGTTATATGCTTATATCTCGCTGTAAAAGTTACCAGTTCACAATTTGAAGCAGATAACCAAGGCTGGTGAGATTGGGTCCTCAACAATGCCTCACAAAGTAAATCCTATTGATTTTGAAAATAGTGAAGGTAATCTTGGTAAAGCCAATGGAGGTTTATCTCATCTCAGCGAGAAGTTACCTATTTCACGTTGGCAGGTACGAAATAATTCATTTACTTAactttttgtgtgtgtgtgtgtgtgtgttccaTACCTGCTTATTCTATTCAAGTTGTGCTTCTAGTTTCTATGGTTGTGTACgacattcaaaaattaaaaagagtTGTAGAAGCCTACTTATAGGAAGCCGCTGCCGTCTTGTACTGTATGTTAACACAAGTTACAGATTTCAGAAGTAAGCAAGTGCTATTTTCTTACTAAACCTATGATTCTATTCTCTTCCTGGATAAGTTGGGTCTTAAGGTGTCGACCCAGCCAGGGGCCAGTTCAGCCCTTGAACCGGACTGGGGCCAAACCTGGAACTGGCCTGGGTCAACAGCTTAAGGGCCTGAGCTAACAGCTTGACCCGGTGGTCTAGTTCCGGTTTGAACCTTTGCTTTTATAAAAAAAGGATGATGTGTCTGATGTAGGAAGGCACAACATGAACCGAATTGGACTGGGCCACCATCAGTGTTGTTTAAAGTGCTAGGTGCCCTTAAGGCGAGAAGGTCCTCCATTGTCTAAGGTGCTAGGCATTCGCTTGAGTGAACTGAGAcgctaatttattataaaataataaataattaaatataaaatgtaaaaaagTTTAATATATTGCACAATCAATAAATTGTCAAATTGAATATTCATATTGCataatatattatatgttttaagttTTAAAATCAAAAGCATTCCTCTAATACACAAAATGTTAAAGCAAAAATCAGAAAGcgcataatataatttaaaattctagATGCATTGTTCagtttcattcattatgtcatgcaATCTTAAAATCCTAATTTTCTAGTCTTCGTTGGATGCCAAAAGCTGAAAAGAAATCAGGTCAACTTTTTTCTttgtcaactttttttttttttttaaatttcttgccTTTTTCTTGTCGTGAGGTGCCTTGTGACGCCTTGCCAGGGCGCCTAGGCGGCACCTCGCTTGGAGGCTTTCTAGGCGAGGTGCATTTTGCCTGGGCTTCTCTTGACAACACTGACAGCCATTGAACTTGACCAAAACCAGTTGGAACCGCTTAGGACCGGTCCGGTTCCAGTTCACCTCCTTTCTCAACCCTGAACCGTTGGTTGCAGCCTGGTAGTCAGGCCTATTAAACTGTGGTTTTAGGTATCTGCTGTATTTTTATGTATCCATTATATAGATGATAGGCATTGGCTATTTACAAAATGGGTGTTTTTCTGTCATGACtagtataatattttttttccatgtATTCTATTTTCAGCGTGACTTGACTGATTCAACTGTTTTGAGGAATATGGGTGAGGGCTTGGGACATTCTCTTCTTGCCTACAAAAGTGCATTGCAGGGGATAGGGAAGCTTCAGGTATGCAATATGATAAATGTGATGCTTCTCATTTCCTAGGAGATCTGTGGAAAGCAGCTATTTTTGTGCTACATTTATGCAGAAGAATTCAGGAGTAACTGTCAAATCAAATTTTTGTGTAAGATGTTGATTGGTATCTGTTCTGATTGTGTCTCATTCAGGTGAATGAAAGTCGCTTGAGTGAAGACCTGAGCCAATCATGGGAAGTGCTTGCTGAACCAATACAGACAGTATGTACCTTCTAATCTTTTGATTGTTTTTTCTTTTTGTAAACAAGTACTTATTTCTTGGTTTTGTCAGATGGATGCACTTTTAAAACCAAAGCATGAACCTTTCCACGTCCAATACTCAAAATGTTCATGCTTCCTTTTTCAAAATGTTTGCCATGCATATTTACCGTTGACTAATTTTGTATAGGTAATGCGCCGATATGGTGTTCCTGAGCCTTATGAGAAGCTAAAAGAGCTAACAAGAGGAAGGGCTGTTGCTAAAGAAAGTATAAGAGAGTTCATTCAAGGCTTGGCATTGCCAAAAGAAACAAAATCCTATCTTTTGGAGTTAACACCCCATACCTATGTTGGAGCAGCTATTGAATTGGGTAAATCCGTGAATGTCACTATGAATTTAGTAAATGGCGTGAGAGCTTTATAAACTGATAGCTAAAAGTTGCCCAAGATAATAACCACATTGTATGCCGGCCAGATGTTGTAGGATAAGATTGAGTACTAGGCTGCTACATGGATCATGATCAAGTAGAATGTGATCTTTAATTGGGAGGAGAAGAGGATTTAAGATTTTCTGCATAAAGAATGTTATTTTGTTATTGAAAGGGATCATTATCTCATATGCTACCTTACTAGAGAGTTATTACCTTCTGTTATTTCTCATAGTAGGGTCCTGTAGCGGAATAATTTTAGGGACTTCAACCTTTCAACATTTTTATGAGAAATAGTAGCAGCACTTAGGACTCTACTGGTGATTTCTGGTTGCAACGCCTAGATTCTTGCTGTTTTATCAAACAGTGACCCTCTGGAGAACGAGGACTGAAATTTTGTAAATGATATTATCCTATTGAGCTTTTCTTCAATTCTTGGGTTCAATTTGCAGTGTCATTTCCCTTGTTGACTGAAACTATTGGGGTTGGGACATGATAGCCATCTCATTTCTGGTAAAAGGTTTCATGTTTCAAATTATTTGGTGCTGACTGGATTCTGATTTTAAAATGTTGGTAGTTTAGGTACAAATACATATGCCGATTAaacaaattggtaaatgatgcaaTTACATCAGTGAAATGTGATGCTATTGTCAGATTGAACCAAAAGAAACTTCATttgcaggttttttttttttttttttttttttttctgttttaatGAAATTACCCCATTATATAATGTAATTCAACATGATAGAATGAACAACTTATCGTTGATTATTGTATTTTTGTAACATTTGAGTTTACCAAATTATGTTCTTCCCagacttttattaataaaatcaatCTACTTTGATCCTCTACTAAGTTGAATTGGGTTGTATGTATAATATGGATTCTATTTGTAGATGTGGCAACTCTCCATCGGGAAACGAAATCGTAAGAAAGTCCGATCCTTGGCCAGCCTGTTGTATCACCGGCACCAGTTGCTATAGAGCATGGGGATGTGAGCTCCGGCATTCCAATATTCGGACTAAAAacccaaataaatttaaaatatattatatattatatgatgaactcatataataaatacataaaattcacatattgaaattttaaatttttttttaagaaagtaAAGCATAAATTAAcaaaattatttaattgttttatattttataagtttcttttcaaataaattatttataaaaagaaattaatggaatatttataattgatttttattttttttaaataattttttaaattaaaaaataaattctttcattatgagaattaaaaaaaataattaaattgaatttttataaaatttaatgatCAGATGTAGAAAGTTGAGatcaaagattttttttttcaatagtgTTGGATAGCTGAGGATGGCTTCAATAAGAAACAATAACGCAATGTTTTGAACCAACAGAAATATGGGAGTGAGAGCAGAGCCACAAATATTTGAGCGATGGTAATTAGCCTCATCCAGTTGCCCACTTGAAATCACCATCCACGTGGCATTACACAGTTAACTGCTTATCTAGTCTAGCTCCTACGTACAATCCATTCCAAGTTTCCTTGCCCAACAAAACATTAGCAGACTAAAGCCAATACCCACTAGCAAGGGCCAAGCTTTCAAGTAATTAACCAGCTGAACTAAACATGGAGACTGGCATAGCTTGCTGTGCTCGTGGGGCTTTGTTGCCTGGTGTTTCTTCTCAGCACGCTAAAGTTCTAGCTTCTCCTTCCTCCTTCACCTTCCGGGTATGTCAATTAGTTAAAGCCTGGTAATCTTGTTTAATTTTTCCTTCATTCAAGGAAACAAAGAGTGACTTTCTGTACTACGAGGCAAAGGctatcaaattactgagccaatTACCTTGAACCCGTTTACTTTCATGTCAAGCTTGCTAGATGTAAATGATAATCGTAAAGTATTAAACAATAAGAATTGCATATTTAAGAGATAGAGAAGCTTGACGCAATATGATGCTACAATTTCAATTTTGGATGGATAGGCAAATTTAAGTTGAACTTGAAAATGAATGTCTAAATACATGGCAGAGTTTGAACTCTAGCTCACTGTTCGGAGAATCATTGCGGCTAATACCAAGATCATCCCTCAAAGTTTCAAAGATAAAGAATACTTCCATTGCGACCAGATGCGAGATTGGTGATAGCTTGGTGAGTTAGATACATATGTTTCTTGCATAGGCTATATTTAGTTATAACCTGAATGAATTTATATTATATGGCTTTTTGATTGTAGGAAGAGTTCCTGACAAAGGCAACCCCAGATAAGGGACTTGTTAGGTTGTTGACGTGCATGGGAGAGGCATTGAGAACCATCGCATTCAAGGTCAGGACCGCTTCTTGTGGAGGAACAGCATGTGTCAATTCCTTTGGAGATGAGCAGCTTGCTGTTGATATGATTGCAAACAAGCTCCTTTTCGAGGTTAGACAAAATTATTTACACCTTTTTTTATTTCTTGCTTAATCTGTGTTTGACTAATTGCTAAATTGAGTTCTAATGTAAATTCCTTACTGAGAAAGCATAATAGGCCGTTTGAACTTCTTCAGTAAAGTATGCTTTATCCGCTGAATCCATGAGTGAAATCTTTTCATTTTGGAAACTCATTTCTATGGAATTTTGTTCAAAGAAGTCTTTTCTGGGTTTCTGACTCATTCTTAGCTCTTTATATACAAAATTCTTTCCTGATCAATTTACATGCAGATTTTCCTGACATTGCTAAGTTGCACCTAAATGTGAAATTTGGAGTTCATGTATTAATCAGACAAGAGCAATTTCTCCCTGAATGCTCTTCTGCAAAGACTCCTTAATTATTTTCAGAATCTGCATTGGAATGTGGAAGTAATGTGTCTCAGGTTTGATGTGTAGGCCTTGACTTACTCACACTTCTGCAAATATGGTTGCTCTGAAGAAGTTCCTGAACTGCAAGACATGGGAGGCCCAGCTGAAGGTCCGCATGTTCTACATTTTGCTTCAGATTCTGATTTTGATATCAGCAATCAATAAGCTTTTAGATACTAATGTGATTCTTGTCATACGGTTAGGTGGATTTAGTGTTGCTTTTGATCCACTTGATGGCTCAAGTATTGTAGACACAAATTTCTCTGTGGGCACCATCTTTGGAGTGTGGCCAGGAGATAAACTAACAGGAGTGACAGGAAGAGACCAGGTTGCAGCAGCGATGGGAGTTTATGGTCCAAGAACTACATATGTTCTTGCTCTTAAAGACTACCCTGGAACCCACGAGTTCCTTCTTCTAGACGAAGGTATGTTTTCAATATTATACTTCTAATATTCAGCTTCTGAGATTAGAAAATTTCTGTTATTGTCATGATCATCCAAATTATTGATGAACTTGAGATCTTGCTAGCTAGTCCAAAAGCATTTCATGTCCCTGTCGAAAGACTTTGAACTTGGGGTCACTATGGGACATTGGGTACCTAAATCTTTCCTCTATCTTCCTCAGAATGTTTACATGATTCATTTTCCAGGAAAATGGCAACTTGTCAAGGAGACAACAGAAGTTGGTGAAGGAAAACTATTCTCTCCTGGAAATTTGAGAGCCACATTTGACAACCCTAACTATGAGAAGGTTTCTTTCATAATTTTTTTCCTATTCTATTGGATGGAGGAGATTTTCTATTTTCATTTTTGGTAAAATAAAAATCTTTCTGATTCATATATTTGGTCACCCAACAGTTGATCAACTTCTATGTGAAAGAAAAATACACCCTGAGATACACAGGAGGAATGGTTCCAGATGTTAATCAGGTAATTAGAGCTTTATAatataattctaaaattttgacaTGTTCTGGATGTTTATTTAAGCATGAAAGGATTTGGGATATCTTTATGCGCAGATCATTGTAAAAGAGAAGGGTATCTTCACCAATGTGACATCACCATCTTCCAAAGCCAAGTTGAGATTGTTATTTGAGGTGGCTCCTTTGGGATTCTTGATTGAGAAAGCTGGAGGCTACAGTAGTGATGGCGTTCAGTCTGTGTTAGACAAGGAGATAAAAAATCTCGACGACAGAACTCAAGTTGCTTATGGATCCAAGAATGAGATTATCCGGTTTGAAGAAATTCTATATGGGAAATCAAGACTCAAGGCTGGGGGAGTTCCTGTTGGAGCTGCTGCTTAAAGTGACAGTTCTAGCTATCTTCCCATGCAAACCTCTCCTTTCTTTGAGCAAAGTTATCTTGTATACAATCTTTGTAAGATAGTGACTCAAACATTTATATCGGACGGAGAGTTTTAGAATTAAATGGTTGAATTTGTGTTAAAATAAGAAGGCAAGCAAGCAGGAATCcatattttgttttcttattaAGGATGACAAAAGTTCCCAAATCCGAACTTGATTAATTTTCCTTAACCCTGTCCCGATCCCAATTTGAGCGGGGCGGGGATGTAAAGACCTTCTCTCCGCCCCAAAACCCCGCAACCTGCTCTGTacagtaatatattattattttttaataaaaataatttatttttatatatttatatatttaaatattataattttaacaaaatatataaatatattattaaaataatatgtaaaatttacatttctagttatattttattttttaattaataaatttatattatatattaatatattaaaataaaaaataataaaaaaaatttcctgCAAGGAAACCCGTCCTGCCTCACCTCGCACTCCTACGAGAATGCCCCGCCCTGATCCCTAACTCTTATGAGGTGGGAATGAGAGAACGATCCCCACCCCCAACTCGTCCCGTTGCCATTCTTTTCTCTGATATGTGACTGAAGTAAATATAATTCAAATTTAAGGGAAGGTTAGGTGATTATATATTCATGCCAAATCGAGTGCAAAGGCAATGATTAAAAGAAGCATCCATCTACTCTCTAATCACTAGTTTTTCATTTTGAAGAGACAGAGGAAAGATTGGTAAGTAAATTCAGAAGAATCTGTCTGAATAATTGGAAAACCCTTGGGTTGCAGTTATCCACATTCTTTTGTCTTCCAAGAACATACCAATTCTTGCACTGCTTCATAGGATTCATTCACaacaaacaatgaatatatcttaTCAGAACCAGTTTTATATCTTCCTAGATTTTGCATTCAATGAAAGGTTAAATTGTTCATCAGCACAATTTGTGACAGAAGTCCTCAACACCAAACCAGGAGACTGATAAAAATGATATGCCATGCT includes:
- the LOC110640952 gene encoding sedoheptulose-1,7-bisphosphatase, chloroplastic translates to METGIACCARGALLPGVSSQHAKVLASPSSFTFRSLNSSSLFGESLRLIPRSSLKVSKIKNTSIATRCEIGDSLEEFLTKATPDKGLVRLLTCMGEALRTIAFKVRTASCGGTACVNSFGDEQLAVDMIANKLLFEALTYSHFCKYGCSEEVPELQDMGGPAEGGFSVAFDPLDGSSIVDTNFSVGTIFGVWPGDKLTGVTGRDQVAAAMGVYGPRTTYVLALKDYPGTHEFLLLDEGKWQLVKETTEVGEGKLFSPGNLRATFDNPNYEKLINFYVKEKYTLRYTGGMVPDVNQIIVKEKGIFTNVTSPSSKAKLRLLFEVAPLGFLIEKAGGYSSDGVQSVLDKEIKNLDDRTQVAYGSKNEIIRFEEILYGKSRLKAGGVPVGAAA
- the LOC110640951 gene encoding uncharacterized protein LOC110640951 encodes the protein MEFTTAAAASASSSSSRVLNSITQFSCFTATLLQKPSFCNPSNASLRFSAPFFSGDFSCKSTLKDTVTSISKMGARDFELSNLTALSPLDGRYWGKVKDLSPHLSEYGLIYYRVLVEVKWLLKLSQIPEVPEVPSFSEEAQIYLQELIDGFSMDDALEVKNIEKVTNHDVKAVEYFLKKKCQSHPEIAKVLEFFHFACTSEDINNLAHALMLQESMNKVIFPIMDELITAICNMAEDNASIPMLSRTHGQPASPTTLGKEMAVFAARLSEQRQEISQVKIKGKFAGAVGNYNAHLIAYPGVNWPLIAKEFVESLGLCFNPYVTQIEPHDYMARLFHAIMIFNTILIDFDRDIWGYISLAYFKQITKAGEIGSSTMPHKVNPIDFENSEGNLGKANGGLSHLSEKLPISRWQRDLTDSTVLRNMGEGLGHSLLAYKSALQGIGKLQVNESRLSEDLSQSWEVLAEPIQTVMRRYGVPEPYEKLKELTRGRAVAKESIREFIQGLALPKETKSYLLELTPHTYVGAAIELGKSVNVTMNLVNGVRAL